A region from the Ralstonia pickettii genome encodes:
- a CDS encoding LysR family transcriptional regulator gives MDIRLLRYFSVLADELHFGRAAARLFMSQPPLSQQIRLLEDEIGTPLFVRSHHRVELTAAGRTLKEQAPLVFAQLNRALDLTRQAGRGQVGELEIGMISSVMVGLLPEALRQFRERYPGVEWRLQEMTPAAQVAALKERRIDACIFRLGQEDPAVRSELLQHEPIVMALPATHRLAGHTSLALGDFAGESFVAFESKRSRFADHLLHLCIQAGFAPLVRQQVTEVQTLLALVSAGFGVALLPGSTANLAPPGVVFRPLEPALPPVPLYVHYRVDDHSPVLKAFLDTLREVSGTSEGTVAAQPQSARASR, from the coding sequence GTGGACATCCGCCTGCTGCGTTATTTCTCGGTGCTGGCCGACGAGCTGCACTTCGGCCGGGCGGCGGCGCGCCTGTTCATGTCGCAGCCGCCGCTGAGCCAGCAGATCCGGCTGCTGGAAGACGAGATCGGCACGCCGCTGTTTGTGCGCAGCCACCATCGTGTGGAACTGACGGCGGCCGGCCGCACGCTCAAGGAGCAGGCGCCGCTGGTGTTTGCGCAGCTCAACCGCGCGCTGGATCTCACCCGGCAGGCAGGCCGTGGCCAGGTCGGCGAGCTGGAGATCGGCATGATCAGCTCGGTGATGGTTGGGCTGCTGCCCGAAGCGTTGCGCCAGTTTCGCGAGCGGTACCCCGGGGTTGAATGGCGCTTGCAAGAGATGACGCCAGCCGCGCAGGTGGCCGCGCTCAAGGAGCGCCGCATCGATGCATGCATCTTCCGGCTGGGGCAGGAAGACCCAGCCGTGCGCAGCGAACTGCTGCAGCACGAGCCCATCGTGATGGCGTTGCCCGCCACGCACCGCCTGGCCGGGCACACCAGCCTGGCCCTCGGCGATTTTGCCGGCGAGTCGTTTGTCGCGTTCGAATCCAAGCGATCGCGCTTTGCCGATCATCTGCTGCATCTGTGCATCCAGGCGGGCTTTGCGCCGCTTGTGCGCCAACAGGTGACCGAAGTGCAGACGCTGCTGGCGCTGGTGAGTGCGGGTTTTGGTGTGGCGCTGCTGCCGGGCTCGACGGCCAATCTTGCACCGCCCGGTGTGGTCTTCCGCCCGCTGGAGCCGGCGCTGCCGCCTGTGCCGCTATACGTCCACTATCGAGTGGACGATCACTCGCCGGTGCTCAAGGCGTTTCTGGATACGTTGCGAGAAGTGAGCGGCACGAGCGAAGGTACCGTCGCCGCGCAACCTCAGTCTGCACGGGCCAGTCGATAG
- a CDS encoding AraC family transcriptional regulator, which translates to MKNNEKGTVSVSLVNEAVTRARAHGVDTQPIMAAAGITPQMLAQPRSRVSSAQYGALWAGIAQAMDDEFFGQDAHPMRWGSFVAMTQAALTARTGRQALARATGFLRLVLDDLHVRVEESPDRVRLVFVHRKGTRVPPMFTYATWLIMVYGLVCWLVGRRIPFIAARFRCAAPQDAQEYRLMFCDDMAFKQDASYVDLSPDFLDLPVIQTAASIKTFLRDAPGSFIVKYRNPDSFAARVRKMLRNLPVASWPASDAMALKLNVAEATMRRRLKLEGHTYQSIKDDLRRDIAIGQLQDTRRTIADIAVAVGFAEPSAFHRAFRKWTGMRPTDYRLARAD; encoded by the coding sequence ATGAAAAACAACGAGAAAGGAACCGTCTCTGTCAGCCTCGTCAACGAGGCCGTGACGCGCGCCCGCGCGCATGGCGTCGACACGCAGCCCATCATGGCCGCCGCGGGCATCACGCCGCAGATGCTGGCGCAACCGCGCAGCCGCGTGTCGTCCGCGCAGTACGGCGCGCTGTGGGCCGGCATTGCGCAGGCGATGGACGACGAGTTCTTCGGGCAGGATGCACACCCCATGCGCTGGGGCAGTTTCGTGGCGATGACGCAGGCGGCGCTCACCGCTCGCACGGGCCGGCAGGCGCTGGCCCGGGCCACGGGCTTTCTGCGGCTGGTGCTGGACGATCTGCATGTGCGCGTTGAAGAAAGCCCCGACCGCGTGCGCCTCGTCTTCGTGCACCGCAAGGGCACGCGGGTGCCGCCCATGTTCACCTACGCCACGTGGCTCATCATGGTCTACGGGCTGGTGTGCTGGCTCGTGGGGCGGCGCATTCCCTTCATTGCCGCGCGCTTCCGTTGCGCGGCGCCGCAAGATGCGCAGGAATATCGCCTGATGTTCTGCGACGACATGGCGTTCAAGCAGGATGCGTCGTACGTCGACCTATCGCCCGATTTTCTGGACCTGCCGGTCATTCAGACGGCCGCGTCCATCAAGACGTTCCTGCGCGATGCGCCGGGCAGCTTCATCGTCAAGTACCGCAACCCGGATTCGTTCGCTGCGCGCGTGCGCAAGATGCTGCGTAACCTCCCGGTGGCCAGTTGGCCCGCTTCGGATGCAATGGCGCTCAAACTGAACGTGGCCGAGGCCACCATGCGGCGGCGCCTGAAGCTCGAGGGCCACACGTATCAGTCGATCAAGGACGACCTGCGGCGCGACATTGCCATCGGCCAGTTGCAGGACACGCGCCGCACCATCGCCGACATTGCCGTCGCGGTCGGCTTTGCGGAACCGAGCGCCTTTCACCGCGCCTTCCGCAAGTGGACAGGCATGCGGCCGACGGACTATCGACTGGCCCGTGCAGACTGA
- a CDS encoding (2Fe-2S)-binding protein has product MTEIMVNGAPHALDDADADMPLLWVLRDRLKLTGAKFGCGGGFCGACTVHLDGAPIRACITPASAAAGHSVTTIEGLSKDGTHPLQRAWVAEDVPQCGYCQSGQIMSAAALLAAGTPVNDEAITNAMAGNICRCGTYGRIRQAIKRAADERGKA; this is encoded by the coding sequence ATGACCGAGATTATGGTCAATGGCGCGCCCCATGCGCTGGATGACGCCGATGCCGACATGCCCCTGCTGTGGGTGCTGCGCGATCGGCTCAAGCTGACGGGCGCCAAATTCGGCTGCGGCGGCGGCTTCTGCGGGGCCTGCACCGTCCATCTGGATGGCGCGCCGATCCGCGCGTGCATCACGCCGGCATCGGCAGCGGCCGGACACAGCGTGACGACCATCGAAGGGCTGTCCAAAGACGGCACGCACCCCCTGCAACGCGCCTGGGTGGCTGAAGACGTGCCGCAATGCGGCTACTGCCAATCGGGGCAGATCATGTCGGCCGCTGCGTTGTTGGCGGCAGGCACGCCCGTCAACGACGAGGCCATCACGAATGCCATGGCCGGCAACATCTGCCGCTGCGGCACCTACGGGCGCATCCGCCAGGCCATCAAGCGCGCCGCCGACGAGCGAGGCAAGGCATGA
- a CDS encoding UbiX family flavin prenyltransferase, with protein sequence MSARHPRAPTRPRMVVGISGASGFVYGVRLLELLRALDVETHLVVTRSALLTMAHETPYKLADVIDRATHYHRADDMAAGIASGSFRALGMIVAPCSMKSLAEIATGVSSTLLTRAADVTLKERRPLVLMARETPFTLAHLRNMQAVTEMGAIVAPPVPAFYARPNTLDDMIDHTLGRVLDLFGLDAGTALRWGEEALPALVRTPPTLDKETT encoded by the coding sequence ATGAGCGCGCGCCACCCTCGCGCTCCAACCCGGCCGCGCATGGTGGTCGGCATCAGCGGTGCATCGGGCTTCGTCTATGGCGTGCGACTGCTCGAACTGCTGCGCGCGCTCGATGTGGAGACGCATCTGGTCGTCACGCGTTCTGCGCTGCTGACGATGGCGCACGAAACGCCGTACAAGCTCGCCGACGTGATCGATCGCGCCACGCATTACCACCGCGCGGACGACATGGCCGCCGGCATTGCCAGCGGATCGTTCCGCGCGCTGGGCATGATCGTGGCGCCTTGCTCGATGAAATCGCTGGCGGAAATCGCCACCGGCGTCTCGTCGACGCTGCTGACACGCGCGGCAGACGTCACGCTCAAGGAGCGCCGTCCGCTCGTACTGATGGCGCGCGAGACGCCATTCACGCTCGCACACCTGCGCAACATGCAGGCCGTCACGGAGATGGGCGCCATCGTCGCGCCGCCCGTGCCGGCCTTCTATGCGCGCCCCAATACGTTGGACGACATGATCGACCACACCCTCGGCCGCGTGCTCGACCTGTTCGGGCTCGATGCCGGCACCGCCCTGCGCTGGGGCGAAGAAGCCTTACCTGCCTTAGTCCGTACCCCACCCACGCTCGACAAGGAGACAACATGA
- a CDS encoding xanthine dehydrogenase family protein molybdopterin-binding subunit, whose translation MNAPRDLHTPSRRRFLQQSALLTAGLAVGFRLPDALAAGKDGGAGEFEPNAWVRVLADNTVKIVVHKHDSGTGTQTALAACVAEELDVDPMRIAVVTPEDPFYQDYIHPIWKVYSTGGSTSVSLEYARLRKAGATARAMLISAAAQRWGVPVGSCSTADGTVICNADGRKATYGELADTAGRLPAPANVALKNPADFKYIGKLRHKRDALAKATGRFQYGIDVSLPGMLVAVVQRAPMPGARVRRIDSAEALKVRGVRQVMTIPMRSDVLGGNQEGVAVLADDYWAANKGRAALKVEWDDSAFADFDSGHVAQHQAAWLASGKARVVHTVQTGNTDVAMAHGAKRIDAAYRMPYKQQNPLEPVNITAWFKDGTIQYWGGIQVPSTAMEAAEVICGVPRDKVVLHEMVSGGSFGARESKYWLFEVTYLAKKTGVPVKLMNSREDEMRALYGHPATYHRLEGALDAQGRLDALHIRAVSPASPEQWEPGYFDRPDRMDYSTTEALSKWDFPYRANHMDIGWVRHETGIPTGWYRAVSFIPNVFATESFMDELAAAARRDPVDFRIAHMADRPRHVDVLRAAAQRAGWGNMAHGHALGVATHQAYDSYIAVVAQVARKDGRVVVEKLTCVADVGLAVSRTGVEEQLYGGLMWGLGHALFDRIDIQGGAVQQSNFHDYPVMRMSDMPAIDIVITDGNRDKPGGVGELANPPVAPAIANAIFRLTGRRQRETPFNFGLKA comes from the coding sequence ATGAACGCGCCGCGTGATTTGCATACACCGTCGCGCCGCCGCTTCCTGCAGCAGAGTGCGCTGCTGACGGCGGGGCTGGCGGTCGGCTTTCGCTTGCCCGATGCACTGGCCGCCGGCAAGGATGGCGGCGCGGGGGAATTCGAACCGAACGCCTGGGTGCGGGTGCTGGCCGACAACACCGTCAAGATCGTCGTCCACAAGCACGATTCCGGCACCGGCACGCAAACTGCCCTGGCAGCCTGCGTGGCCGAAGAGCTGGATGTCGACCCGATGCGCATTGCCGTCGTCACGCCGGAGGATCCGTTCTACCAGGACTACATCCATCCGATCTGGAAGGTGTATTCCACCGGCGGCAGCACCAGCGTGTCGCTCGAATATGCGCGCCTGCGGAAAGCCGGCGCCACGGCGCGCGCGATGCTCATCAGCGCGGCAGCGCAACGTTGGGGTGTACCCGTAGGCAGTTGCAGCACTGCAGACGGCACCGTCATCTGCAATGCCGACGGCCGCAAGGCCACCTACGGCGAACTGGCCGATACGGCCGGCAGACTGCCTGCACCTGCCAATGTGGCGTTGAAGAATCCGGCGGACTTCAAGTACATCGGCAAGCTGCGGCACAAACGCGATGCGCTGGCCAAGGCGACGGGCCGGTTCCAGTACGGCATCGATGTGTCGTTGCCCGGCATGCTGGTGGCAGTCGTGCAGCGCGCGCCCATGCCCGGTGCGCGCGTGCGCCGCATCGACAGCGCCGAAGCCTTGAAGGTGCGGGGCGTGCGCCAGGTCATGACCATCCCGATGCGCTCCGATGTGCTCGGCGGTAATCAGGAAGGCGTGGCCGTGCTGGCGGATGACTACTGGGCCGCCAACAAGGGCCGCGCGGCGCTCAAGGTCGAGTGGGACGACAGCGCCTTCGCCGATTTCGACAGCGGCCATGTTGCCCAGCACCAGGCTGCGTGGCTAGCCAGCGGCAAGGCGCGCGTGGTGCACACCGTGCAGACCGGCAACACGGACGTGGCGATGGCCCACGGCGCCAAGCGCATCGATGCGGCCTACCGCATGCCGTACAAGCAGCAGAATCCGCTGGAACCCGTCAACATCACCGCGTGGTTCAAGGACGGCACGATTCAATACTGGGGCGGCATCCAGGTGCCATCCACCGCGATGGAAGCTGCCGAGGTGATCTGCGGCGTGCCACGCGACAAGGTGGTGCTGCACGAGATGGTGTCGGGCGGCAGCTTTGGTGCGCGCGAGAGCAAATACTGGCTGTTCGAAGTCACCTACCTTGCCAAGAAGACGGGCGTGCCCGTCAAGCTGATGAACAGCCGCGAAGACGAGATGCGCGCGCTGTACGGACACCCCGCGACGTATCACCGGCTCGAAGGCGCGCTCGATGCGCAGGGCCGGTTGGATGCGCTGCATATTCGCGCCGTGTCTCCGGCCTCGCCCGAGCAATGGGAGCCCGGCTACTTCGACCGCCCCGACCGCATGGATTACAGCACCACAGAGGCCCTCTCGAAGTGGGACTTCCCATACCGCGCCAACCACATGGACATCGGCTGGGTGCGGCACGAAACGGGCATCCCGACGGGCTGGTACCGCGCCGTCAGCTTCATCCCCAATGTCTTCGCCACCGAGAGCTTCATGGACGAGCTGGCTGCGGCGGCCAGGCGCGATCCGGTTGATTTCCGTATCGCTCACATGGCCGACCGGCCCCGGCATGTCGACGTGCTGCGCGCCGCCGCACAGCGCGCGGGGTGGGGAAACATGGCGCACGGTCACGCACTGGGCGTCGCCACGCATCAGGCGTATGACAGCTACATCGCCGTGGTGGCGCAGGTGGCGCGCAAGGACGGCCGCGTGGTCGTCGAAAAGCTCACCTGCGTGGCGGACGTCGGCTTGGCGGTGTCGCGCACCGGCGTGGAGGAGCAGTTGTACGGCGGGCTGATGTGGGGCCTCGGCCATGCGCTGTTCGATCGCATCGACATCCAGGGCGGCGCGGTGCAGCAAAGCAATTTCCATGACTACCCGGTGATGCGCATGTCGGACATGCCCGCCATCGACATCGTCATTACCGATGGCAACCGCGATAAGCCCGGCGGTGTGGGCGAGCTGGCCAACCCGCCGGTGGCGCCGGCCATTGCCAATGCCATCTTCCGGTTGACCGGCAGGCGCCAGCGCGAGACGCCGTTCAACTTCGGCCTGAAGGCGTAG
- a CDS encoding amidohydrolase family protein — translation MIIDTHLHPTNLVDEAWRHTGTPFNGERMIQLMDGPYMINGKPRRIDMGFIQPPPGNTGYRDGNRRGREGIRDYMAYIAELTQKYPDRFIGNFTYNPRWGPENGAAELEFHIKEYGFKMVKLHANMHGYRPDRALAWLRPAMKVCAKYNIVVLIHTGDGPYTIPTMFYPIIREFPMVNFIIGHFGIQTGGNYSFEAFWMAMDTPNVYCESGWCFQSRIVEFAKQLPRDKIVFGTDSPPNEPGMWLRELEVLCSAPPQGLGIDEDHLEDYLGNNIARLVGIEPTKPPKDLAEAELRLKSTYVQTAEAA, via the coding sequence ATGATTATCGATACCCATCTGCACCCGACCAACCTCGTCGACGAGGCCTGGCGCCACACCGGCACGCCGTTCAACGGCGAACGCATGATCCAGCTGATGGACGGCCCGTACATGATCAACGGCAAGCCCCGCCGCATCGACATGGGCTTCATCCAGCCGCCACCGGGCAACACCGGCTACCGCGACGGCAACCGCCGTGGCCGTGAAGGCATTCGCGACTACATGGCGTACATCGCCGAACTGACGCAGAAGTACCCGGACCGCTTCATCGGCAACTTCACCTACAACCCGCGCTGGGGCCCGGAGAACGGCGCGGCGGAGCTGGAATTCCACATCAAGGAATACGGCTTCAAGATGGTCAAGCTGCACGCCAACATGCACGGCTACCGGCCCGACCGCGCGCTCGCCTGGCTGCGCCCCGCGATGAAGGTCTGCGCCAAGTACAACATCGTGGTGCTGATCCACACCGGCGACGGCCCGTACACCATCCCGACGATGTTCTATCCGATCATCCGCGAGTTCCCGATGGTGAACTTCATCATCGGCCACTTCGGTATCCAGACCGGCGGCAACTACTCGTTCGAAGCGTTCTGGATGGCGATGGACACGCCCAACGTGTACTGCGAATCGGGCTGGTGCTTCCAGTCGCGCATCGTCGAGTTTGCGAAGCAGCTGCCGCGCGACAAGATCGTCTTCGGCACCGATTCGCCGCCCAACGAGCCCGGCATGTGGCTGCGTGAGCTGGAGGTGCTGTGCTCGGCGCCGCCGCAGGGGTTGGGCATCGACGAGGACCACCTCGAAGACTATCTGGGCAACAACATCGCGCGGCTGGTCGGCATCGAGCCCACCAAGCCGCCCAAGGACCTGGCCGAGGCGGAGCTTCGCCTGAAGTCGACCTACGTCCAGACAGCAGAAGCGGCCTGA
- a CDS encoding UbiD family decarboxylase, with protein sequence MSMTRLGEGQDFHVFANLYRELYPEDVLTLHNGISADQDVTAVIDQLAARNQTPMLVCEQVSGLQVPLVTNVFASRSRLARLLDVLPHQLHDAFQARANAPIAPRVVSHGPIADEVVEGDAVDVALLPMIKHFESDRAPYITNAIIVAEDPVTGVANMSYHRSMRHARNALATSLHSRGHLWRMLQTARERGDVLRVAMVVGAHPLFMLAAAARLPFGADERAVAGGLLGTPLDIVRTPRYGIGVPAAAEFVLEGTIDPAAYAEEGPFGEFTGYSSDRSTNNVLRIDTLMRRRDAWLVDVVGGPYAEHLTLARLPREAEMSEKLKARFPSVTALHYPNSGTHFHCYVALNPTRDGEARQVMLALLGWDPYLKTVIAVDSDIDLQQDEQVLWAMATHFQPHQDMFMVDGLPGSPLDPSSSVHGTTSRMGIDATRGAGFEGIRARIDPQAIARAGDILRQAGVRP encoded by the coding sequence ATGAGCATGACCCGGCTTGGCGAAGGCCAGGATTTCCACGTCTTCGCCAATCTCTATCGCGAGCTGTATCCCGAAGATGTGCTGACACTGCACAACGGTATCTCTGCAGACCAGGACGTCACCGCCGTCATCGATCAGCTTGCTGCGCGCAACCAGACCCCCATGCTGGTCTGCGAGCAGGTCAGCGGCCTGCAGGTGCCGCTGGTCACGAACGTCTTTGCCTCGCGGTCACGGCTGGCGCGGTTGCTCGACGTGCTGCCGCATCAACTGCACGACGCCTTCCAGGCACGCGCCAATGCGCCCATCGCACCGCGTGTCGTCTCGCATGGCCCCATCGCTGACGAGGTAGTCGAAGGCGACGCGGTCGACGTTGCGCTGCTGCCGATGATCAAGCACTTCGAGAGCGACCGCGCGCCCTACATCACCAACGCGATCATCGTGGCCGAAGACCCGGTGACGGGCGTGGCCAACATGAGCTATCACCGCTCGATGCGCCACGCACGCAACGCACTGGCGACGAGCCTGCACTCGCGCGGCCACCTGTGGCGCATGCTGCAGACCGCGCGCGAGCGCGGCGACGTGCTGCGCGTGGCGATGGTGGTGGGCGCGCATCCGTTGTTCATGCTGGCCGCCGCCGCCCGCCTGCCCTTTGGTGCCGACGAACGCGCCGTGGCCGGCGGCCTGCTGGGCACGCCGCTCGATATCGTCCGCACGCCGCGCTACGGCATTGGCGTGCCGGCGGCAGCGGAGTTCGTGCTTGAAGGCACCATCGACCCTGCCGCCTATGCGGAAGAAGGCCCGTTCGGTGAATTTACCGGCTATTCGTCGGACCGTTCCACCAACAACGTGCTGCGCATCGACACGCTGATGCGCCGGCGTGATGCCTGGTTGGTCGACGTGGTGGGCGGCCCGTATGCAGAACACCTGACGCTTGCCCGCCTGCCGCGCGAAGCCGAAATGAGCGAGAAGCTCAAGGCGCGCTTCCCATCGGTGACGGCGCTGCACTATCCGAACTCAGGCACGCACTTCCATTGCTACGTGGCGCTCAATCCGACGCGCGATGGCGAGGCGCGGCAGGTCATGCTGGCCCTGCTCGGCTGGGACCCGTACCTCAAGACCGTGATTGCCGTCGATTCCGATATCGACCTGCAGCAGGACGAGCAGGTGCTGTGGGCCATGGCCACACACTTCCAGCCGCACCAGGATATGTTCATGGTCGATGGCCTGCCCGGAAGCCCGCTCGATCCGTCATCGTCCGTGCACGGTACGACATCACGCATGGGCATCGACGCCACGCGCGGTGCCGGCTTCGAAGGCATCCGCGCACGCATCGATCCGCAGGCGATTGCCCGCGCCGGCGACATCCTCCGCCAGGCCGGAGTGCGCCCATGA
- a CDS encoding LysR family transcriptional regulator, protein MYKRYPSIQSMHAFLQAARTGSFTKAAQQLDLTHSAISQQIRSLEEFIGQPLFVREAGGIVLTDAGQLFASMLTDGFGQVDRALSSVRNRHVPQTLIVDVDSELAQGWLNARLPQLLAALPGYQVMFLSTPRGERPSFERVDVSLRYGYGEWDDCEMALICGDHVTAVAAPTLLARHGLQAPLAPPAAMTLPLLGYTRRSWIPWLDAAGLEPLEPAVVAAFDNAANMVAAAEAGIGVALVRGLLAADALQHGRLVRLTDVAIPAHYNLYAVWQRGQGERAKAVVNAVQQLARGTLGA, encoded by the coding sequence ATGTACAAGCGTTATCCGTCGATCCAGTCGATGCATGCCTTTCTGCAGGCCGCGCGCACTGGCAGCTTTACCAAGGCCGCGCAGCAACTGGACCTGACGCACAGCGCGATCAGCCAGCAGATCCGCTCGCTGGAGGAGTTCATCGGCCAGCCGCTGTTTGTGCGCGAGGCGGGCGGCATCGTGCTGACCGATGCGGGCCAGCTCTTTGCCAGCATGCTCACCGACGGCTTTGGGCAGGTGGACCGGGCGCTGTCTTCGGTGCGCAACCGGCACGTGCCGCAAACGCTCATCGTCGATGTCGACAGCGAACTGGCGCAGGGTTGGCTCAATGCGAGGCTGCCGCAATTGCTCGCGGCTCTGCCCGGCTACCAGGTGATGTTCCTGTCGACCCCGCGCGGCGAGCGGCCGTCGTTCGAGCGCGTGGATGTCTCGCTGCGCTACGGCTATGGCGAATGGGATGACTGCGAGATGGCGCTCATCTGTGGCGACCACGTCACCGCTGTAGCGGCGCCCACGCTGCTGGCGCGGCATGGCTTGCAGGCGCCGCTGGCGCCGCCGGCCGCGATGACGCTGCCGCTGCTGGGCTACACGCGGCGCTCGTGGATTCCCTGGCTGGACGCCGCCGGCCTGGAGCCGCTCGAGCCCGCCGTCGTGGCCGCGTTCGACAATGCCGCCAACATGGTCGCTGCCGCCGAAGCCGGCATCGGGGTGGCGCTGGTGCGTGGGCTGCTGGCGGCCGATGCACTGCAACACGGGCGCCTCGTGCGGCTGACCGATGTCGCCATCCCGGCGCACTACAACCTGTATGCCGTCTGGCAGCGCGGCCAGGGTGAGCGCGCAAAGGCGGTGGTCAACGCAGTGCAGCAACTCGCACGCGGCACGCTCGGCGCCTGA
- a CDS encoding CobW family GTP-binding protein codes for MKPQATAHATLPGPNTKIPVTILTGFLGAGKTTLLNFILRENHGRKIAVIENEFGEVGIDGGLVMASENEEIYEMVNGCVCCTAEVREDLVRIVRQLVARPERLDHILVETSGLADPYPVAQSFFIDDPIAEHVELDAIVTMVDAKHIAAHLDDLHLDGVDNQAVDQIVCADRIVINKVDLVGRDDIDALRGRIRGLNATADIVTSSYAEVDLNKIIGVGAFEATQKLLEIGADAGHEHDAHDHEHEHVHADAHEHDHEHDHQHDPSVSSVGFDVPADVDLVRFHTWIDTLRTEQAETLFRMKGILAVKGQPQRYVLQGVHSLIDFRATQPWGSEARSSKIVFIGRDLDRAALQDGFNACLAA; via the coding sequence ATGAAACCCCAAGCCACGGCCCACGCCACGCTTCCCGGCCCGAACACCAAGATTCCGGTCACCATCCTCACCGGCTTCCTTGGCGCCGGCAAAACCACGCTGCTGAACTTCATCCTGCGCGAAAACCACGGCCGCAAGATCGCCGTGATCGAAAACGAGTTCGGTGAAGTCGGCATCGACGGCGGCCTCGTCATGGCCTCCGAAAACGAAGAAATCTACGAGATGGTCAACGGCTGCGTGTGTTGCACGGCGGAGGTGCGCGAAGACCTCGTGCGCATCGTGCGCCAGCTCGTCGCGCGGCCCGAACGGCTCGACCATATCCTGGTGGAAACCAGCGGCCTGGCCGATCCGTATCCAGTGGCGCAGTCGTTCTTCATCGACGACCCTATTGCCGAACATGTCGAGCTTGACGCCATCGTCACCATGGTCGACGCCAAGCACATCGCCGCCCACCTCGACGACCTGCACCTGGATGGCGTCGACAACCAGGCCGTCGACCAGATCGTCTGCGCGGACCGCATCGTCATCAACAAGGTGGACCTTGTGGGCCGCGACGATATCGACGCGCTGCGCGGACGCATCCGCGGCTTGAACGCCACCGCCGACATCGTCACCTCCAGCTATGCCGAGGTCGATCTGAACAAGATCATCGGTGTCGGCGCGTTCGAGGCGACGCAGAAGCTGCTGGAGATCGGCGCAGACGCCGGCCACGAGCATGACGCGCACGACCACGAACATGAACATGTTCACGCCGACGCTCACGAGCATGACCATGAGCACGACCACCAGCACGATCCGAGTGTCTCGTCCGTGGGTTTTGACGTACCTGCCGACGTGGATCTCGTGCGCTTCCACACGTGGATCGACACCCTGCGCACCGAGCAGGCGGAAACGCTGTTCCGCATGAAGGGCATCCTGGCGGTGAAAGGTCAGCCGCAGCGCTACGTGCTGCAGGGCGTGCACAGCCTCATCGACTTTCGCGCGACGCAGCCTTGGGGCAGCGAAGCGCGCAGCAGCAAGATCGTCTTCATCGGCCGCGACCTCGATCGTGCGGCCCTGCAGGACGGTTTCAACGCGTGTCTGGCGGCGTGA
- a CDS encoding amidohydrolase family protein, translating to MIIDISCYPTDLVDLAWWHDGDPFTGERLLEMMDGPYMINGKPRRIDKAFIQPPQGNTIYTWTDGELSGRESIDAYMAYTLKMVQTYPDRFIGCFVYNPRCGVQNGVEAIERYVKEHGFKMVQMQANMHAYRPDRALDWVMPAFEKCAELGVPVKLHTGDGPYSIPSEWIPMIKRFPNVDFIMAHFGVQTGGVYVFEPMQWAMELPNVYCESGWCLQSRIVEFAKVLPKHKILFGTDTPPNEPGMWLRLLEVLCMDPPQGLNLDEDTLEDYLGNNIARMIGLEPTRPPKTVAEAEAQLALAAA from the coding sequence ATGATCATCGACATCAGCTGCTACCCCACCGACCTGGTGGACCTCGCGTGGTGGCACGACGGCGACCCCTTTACCGGCGAGCGCTTGCTCGAAATGATGGACGGCCCTTACATGATCAACGGCAAGCCGCGCCGTATCGACAAGGCCTTCATCCAGCCGCCGCAGGGCAACACCATCTACACCTGGACGGACGGCGAGCTTTCGGGCCGCGAGTCCATCGACGCCTACATGGCGTACACGCTCAAGATGGTGCAGACCTATCCCGACCGTTTCATCGGGTGCTTCGTCTACAACCCGCGCTGCGGCGTGCAGAACGGCGTGGAGGCCATCGAGCGCTATGTAAAGGAGCACGGCTTCAAGATGGTCCAGATGCAGGCCAACATGCACGCCTACCGGCCGGACCGCGCGCTGGACTGGGTGATGCCCGCGTTCGAGAAATGTGCCGAGCTGGGAGTGCCCGTCAAGCTGCATACGGGCGACGGCCCCTACAGCATTCCGTCGGAATGGATTCCGATGATCAAGCGCTTCCCGAACGTCGATTTCATCATGGCGCACTTCGGCGTGCAGACCGGCGGCGTCTACGTGTTCGAGCCGATGCAGTGGGCGATGGAGCTGCCCAACGTGTATTGCGAATCGGGCTGGTGCCTGCAGTCGCGCATCGTCGAATTTGCCAAGGTGCTGCCCAAGCACAAGATCCTGTTCGGCACCGACACGCCGCCCAACGAGCCCGGGATGTGGCTGCGCCTGCTGGAAGTCTTGTGCATGGACCCGCCGCAGGGCCTGAACCTCGATGAAGACACGCTCGAGGATTACCTGGGCAACAACATCGCCCGCATGATCGGCCTGGAGCCGACCCGTCCGCCCAAGACCGTGGCCGAAGCCGAAGCGCAGCTCGCGCTGGCTGCCGCCTGA